A stretch of the Candidatus Neomarinimicrobiota bacterium genome encodes the following:
- a CDS encoding T9SS type A sorting domain-containing protein has protein sequence MNTQPNIQTLRIIILSFMLPIMLFGTIQEQIDAAVEGEIVLVYPGTYVENINFNGKNITLRSTYGPEVTIIDGNANGSTVTFASGETSAVLNGFTITGGSGTLNADGHFVGGGVACRFNSTPTLMNLIIEGNNTVGDSAMGGGIMCSFGSDALIQDVIIRNNEAAYGGGFCAYEASPILKRVAVIGNHARVTGGGLTFWTSDSRLDEVQVYDNSAFSFAAGIWVHKLATPVLHQVNVMHNMCSYIFGMGGGMGISDGSAPILINSIVWENNSNEIEFSDSMATNQVSVYSCDIAGGEAAIATNENGTVNWYSGNIDLDPEFIDSGESDFRLGDDSPCIDSGTSLLIVEGDTLIDMSHPEYWGANPDMGALETPRPLGVLEVPGAFASIQAAIDYAIDGDTLLVAAGTYYENINYLGKDIVVVSESGSELTIIDGSLEETSTVLMANGESQAAVLDGFTIQQGIGFLKYGAGSTERFGGGVCVRFVSSPTLRNLIISNNSSVGDGASAGGIGIAFASESLLENIIIQNNTAVYGGGLFVYEAAPILQNVTIRYNSGTGTGGGAGFESSTPSINNIVVHNNTAAAGGGGLFFLEECEAIINRATIYGNNGGNGGGGILSIDDNNLYVINSICWGNTPNQIQSYIYAPENWIESHIGVAYSDIQGGRNRLRLLSTELLFYENNLAASPLFSAPGLGDFSLAEGSLCIDAGIANYIWNGETLIDLSATEYIGSAPDMGAYESEYTVSVAGELLPEIFTLDQNYPNPFNPTTTISYSVPEQSTVTLIVFDIRGQELVTLQNDIQAAGNYKVQWNGMDQRGNSLSTGVYFCRLNAGSYSQTIKMVYLR, from the coding sequence ATGAACACACAGCCAAATATCCAAACTCTGAGAATTATAATTTTGAGTTTCATGCTACCGATCATGCTGTTTGGAACGATTCAGGAGCAAATCGATGCTGCCGTAGAAGGCGAGATTGTTTTAGTCTATCCGGGCACCTACGTTGAGAATATCAACTTCAATGGAAAGAACATTACACTGAGATCAACCTATGGGCCTGAAGTAACTATTATCGATGGAAATGCCAACGGTAGTACGGTGACCTTTGCCTCAGGTGAAACCAGTGCAGTCTTAAACGGCTTCACCATCACAGGTGGCAGCGGAACCCTGAATGCTGACGGTCACTTTGTTGGGGGTGGAGTTGCCTGTCGGTTTAATTCAACACCCACCCTCATGAATCTTATTATTGAAGGTAATAATACCGTAGGTGATTCAGCTATGGGTGGTGGAATCATGTGTTCCTTCGGATCAGATGCCCTGATCCAGGATGTTATCATTCGCAATAATGAAGCAGCTTATGGCGGTGGATTTTGTGCTTATGAAGCAAGTCCAATCCTAAAGCGAGTTGCAGTAATTGGCAATCATGCTCGCGTCACAGGTGGAGGGCTCACATTTTGGACTTCAGATTCAAGGCTTGATGAAGTACAGGTGTATGATAATTCAGCTTTTTCATTCGCTGCAGGAATCTGGGTTCACAAGCTTGCTACCCCCGTTTTACATCAAGTCAATGTGATGCACAATATGTGCTCTTATATCTTTGGTATGGGTGGTGGAATGGGCATTAGCGATGGTTCGGCACCCATCCTGATCAACTCAATTGTATGGGAAAACAACTCCAATGAGATTGAGTTTTCCGATAGCATGGCGACCAACCAGGTAAGTGTTTACTCTTGTGATATAGCGGGTGGAGAAGCTGCCATCGCAACCAACGAAAACGGCACTGTGAACTGGTACTCGGGTAATATTGATCTGGATCCTGAATTTATTGATTCTGGGGAAAGTGATTTCAGGCTTGGTGATGATTCACCCTGTATTGACTCAGGAACATCACTCCTCATCGTAGAGGGTGACACATTGATCGATATGAGCCATCCAGAATATTGGGGGGCGAATCCTGATATGGGTGCCCTGGAAACACCAAGACCACTCGGGGTTCTTGAAGTTCCTGGAGCATTCGCCAGTATTCAAGCTGCCATAGATTATGCCATTGACGGAGATACACTACTCGTAGCAGCAGGTACCTACTATGAAAATATCAATTATTTGGGTAAGGACATAGTGGTCGTGTCAGAATCAGGATCTGAGCTGACCATCATTGATGGTTCCCTGGAAGAAACGTCCACCGTGCTCATGGCAAACGGGGAAAGTCAGGCAGCCGTTCTGGATGGGTTCACAATTCAGCAGGGGATTGGCTTTCTCAAATATGGAGCTGGTTCGACTGAGAGGTTTGGTGGCGGGGTTTGTGTCCGTTTTGTATCAAGCCCAACATTGAGAAATCTTATCATCTCTAATAATTCCTCCGTTGGTGATGGGGCAAGTGCAGGTGGGATAGGTATCGCTTTTGCTTCTGAATCCTTATTGGAAAATATTATCATTCAAAATAATACAGCCGTATATGGTGGTGGATTGTTCGTGTATGAGGCTGCTCCCATCTTGCAAAATGTCACGATTCGTTATAATTCTGGAACAGGCACTGGTGGAGGGGCGGGCTTTGAAAGCAGTACACCCTCGATTAACAATATCGTAGTCCACAATAACACCGCGGCTGCTGGCGGAGGTGGTTTGTTTTTCTTGGAAGAATGTGAAGCTATTATCAATCGTGCTACTATCTACGGGAATAATGGTGGAAATGGCGGTGGCGGTATTTTGTCCATTGACGATAACAACCTGTATGTGATCAATTCCATCTGTTGGGGGAACACACCCAATCAGATACAATCATATATATATGCTCCCGAAAACTGGATAGAAAGCCATATTGGGGTCGCTTATTCTGATATACAGGGTGGTAGAAATAGACTCCGGCTCTTGTCGACTGAGTTATTATTTTATGAGAACAACCTGGCTGCCAGCCCTCTTTTTTCAGCGCCAGGGCTTGGTGATTTTAGCTTAGCAGAAGGTTCTCTGTGCATTGATGCAGGAATTGCCAATTATATTTGGAACGGTGAAACATTAATTGATCTTTCCGCTACTGAATATATTGGTTCAGCTCCAGATATGGGAGCTTACGAGTCAGAATATACTGTTTCAGTCGCAGGAGAGCTGCTTCCTGAAATTTTCACTTTAGATCAGAACTATCCTAACCCCTTCAATCCAACCACAACCATCAGCTACTCAGTACCCGAACAATCGACGGTCACGCTAATAGTGTTTGATATTAGGGGTCAAGAGCTTGTGACACTCCAAAATGACATTCAGGCAGCAGGCAACTATAAAGTTCAGTGGAACGGAATGGATCAGAGAGGCAACTCGTTGAGTACCGGAGTTTATTTCTGTCGATTAAATGCTGGATCATATAGTCAAACCATAAAGATGGTTTACTTGAGATAA
- a CDS encoding cation:proton antiporter, translating to MDPILPIIAGVAFAILILGLVLNKMKQPQIIGYIVVGVILGPHVLDVIHDLEVMNRMGSVGVLLLLFFVGMEVSLPRLLKNWRVVILGTILQIVLSVLVVLIIGHFVNWPIGRSILLGFVISLSSTAVVIKILQEWKQLDSEIGRDVLGILLVQDMAIIPMLIIINIFGGKTPSAFDIGLQLIGGVLMIALLVFILKRGQIKLPLSKLLKQDHELQVFFALVICLGMALITDLFQLSTALGAFLAGILISSAKETDWVHRVLEPFHVVFLSFFFVSIGFLLDLQFLADNFRIILLLAGAAFIINTFINAFILRIFSISWPRSLYTGAILAQIGEFSFVLAAVGWQVKMISETGYQLSLAVISVTLLLSPLWIISFRRLTRQ from the coding sequence ATGGATCCCATACTACCCATTATCGCTGGGGTTGCATTTGCAATTCTTATTCTAGGGCTGGTCCTCAACAAAATGAAACAACCCCAGATCATCGGCTATATAGTCGTTGGAGTTATTCTTGGTCCCCATGTTTTGGATGTGATCCACGACCTGGAAGTTATGAACCGGATGGGTTCGGTGGGAGTGTTGCTGCTGCTGTTTTTTGTCGGTATGGAAGTCTCGCTTCCCCGATTACTGAAAAATTGGCGGGTAGTTATTCTTGGCACTATTCTCCAAATTGTGCTCAGCGTTTTAGTTGTCCTGATCATTGGACATTTTGTCAACTGGCCAATCGGTCGAAGTATTCTGCTGGGTTTTGTTATCAGTCTCAGCAGCACGGCTGTCGTGATCAAGATTCTCCAGGAATGGAAGCAGTTGGATAGTGAGATCGGGAGAGATGTGCTGGGTATTCTTCTGGTTCAGGATATGGCCATCATTCCCATGCTGATCATAATAAATATCTTTGGAGGCAAGACCCCCAGCGCTTTTGATATTGGTTTACAACTAATTGGGGGCGTCCTGATGATCGCTCTGCTGGTATTCATACTCAAACGCGGCCAAATAAAACTTCCCCTCTCCAAGCTCTTAAAACAGGATCATGAACTGCAGGTGTTTTTCGCCCTTGTGATCTGTCTGGGTATGGCGCTCATAACAGATCTATTTCAACTGTCTACTGCCTTAGGTGCATTTTTGGCAGGAATACTTATATCCTCGGCCAAGGAGACCGACTGGGTTCATCGCGTACTGGAACCCTTTCACGTTGTCTTTCTGTCCTTCTTTTTTGTCTCTATTGGTTTTCTGCTCGACCTGCAATTTCTAGCAGACAACTTCAGAATAATTCTTCTTCTCGCAGGGGCAGCGTTCATCATCAACACCTTTATTAACGCATTTATTTTGCGCATCTTCAGTATTAGCTGGCCAAGAAGTTTGTATACGGGTGCTATTTTGGCTCAAATTGGCGAATTCAGTTTTGTTTTGGCTGCAGTGGGTTGGCAGGTCAAGATGATTTCAGAAACCGGTTATCAATTGTCTCTCGCAGTAATTTCAGTAACCTTGTTGCTTAGTCCACTCTGGATAATAAGCTTCCGCCGTTTAACCAGGCAATAA
- the mgtE gene encoding magnesium transporter: MEEILIPAQTLAELLKTRDSAAVTDYIELLSPSDTARAISRLSESERIQLFDLLSAEDAAVMIEEISDTQAADLVEEMTSKQAAAIIEEMSSDHQADILAEMDEDVSQAILSKMHRREANEARQLLTYDPDCAGGLMISEFLVYRTTNTIQNVLDDLQENRIKYANYHVQYFYVVDSDRRLAGVVRLNDLLFPARDTLLKDTMLKSPLSVSVQANLRELHEFFEEHHLFGVPVVEDNRRLVGVVLPAAIEEAVSKQKTRTFLKLSGIIGGEEFRTMPLLNRSGRRLSWLSLNIVLNILAASVIAMYQDTLAAVIALAVFLPMVSDMSGCSGNQAVAVSMRELALGLVRPGEILWVLGKEIKVGLINGLVLGLLLAGVALVWNGSPWLGLVVGSALAANTVVSVMLGGMLPLLLRRMKLDPALVSSPLLTTVTDMCGFFFVLSFASALMPQLAGS; this comes from the coding sequence ATGGAAGAAATATTGATCCCGGCACAAACGCTGGCTGAACTGTTAAAGACCAGGGATAGCGCGGCCGTTACAGATTATATCGAATTACTCAGTCCCTCTGACACAGCGCGGGCTATTTCGCGTCTCTCAGAATCTGAACGTATACAGCTATTTGATCTATTAAGTGCTGAAGATGCTGCCGTGATGATCGAGGAAATCTCGGATACTCAAGCCGCGGACCTGGTTGAGGAAATGACCTCTAAACAGGCGGCAGCGATTATCGAGGAAATGTCCAGCGATCATCAGGCGGATATTCTAGCGGAGATGGATGAGGACGTCAGTCAAGCGATCCTCTCCAAGATGCACCGACGTGAGGCCAATGAGGCTCGCCAGCTTTTAACGTATGATCCTGATTGTGCCGGTGGGCTCATGATCTCTGAGTTTCTGGTGTATCGAACCACCAATACCATTCAGAATGTTCTGGATGATCTTCAGGAAAATCGGATCAAATACGCCAACTATCATGTTCAGTATTTTTATGTGGTTGACAGTGATCGCAGGCTGGCCGGGGTCGTGCGTTTGAACGACCTGCTTTTTCCTGCCCGCGATACCTTGTTAAAGGACACCATGCTAAAGTCCCCGCTGAGTGTCTCAGTTCAGGCCAATCTGCGTGAATTGCATGAATTCTTCGAAGAACATCATTTGTTCGGCGTACCTGTTGTGGAGGATAATCGTCGTCTGGTTGGTGTTGTCCTGCCTGCCGCCATAGAGGAAGCGGTGAGCAAACAGAAAACCCGAACCTTTCTAAAATTAAGTGGAATTATAGGCGGTGAAGAATTCCGAACAATGCCTTTGCTCAATCGCTCCGGCAGGAGATTGTCATGGTTAAGCTTGAACATCGTCCTAAACATCCTGGCTGCCAGCGTCATTGCAATGTATCAGGATACCCTTGCAGCAGTCATTGCCTTGGCCGTATTTTTACCCATGGTAAGTGATATGAGCGGCTGTTCCGGCAATCAGGCAGTGGCCGTATCCATGCGTGAATTAGCGCTGGGACTTGTGCGTCCTGGTGAAATTCTATGGGTGCTGGGGAAGGAGATCAAAGTTGGTCTTATTAATGGTCTGGTGCTGGGATTGCTCCTGGCTGGTGTGGCCTTGGTCTGGAACGGCAGCCCTTGGTTAGGGCTTGTTGTGGGTAGTGCGCTGGCGGCAAATACGGTGGTATCGGTCATGTTGGGTGGGATGTTGCCATTGTTGCTAAGGCGTATGAAGCTTGACCCGGCCCTGGTTTCAAGTCCCCTGCTAACAACTGTAACTGACATGTGTGGATTCTTTTTTGTCCTGAGTTTTGCCTCAGCACTGATGCCCCAGTTGGCAGGGAGCTAA
- a CDS encoding DoxX family protein, whose product MNAVINFAEQHGHWIIRLQLAAIFIFHGIIKFPMAEMMAKGMGMPVAGVYMLALIEVLVGLGFLAGPILGSLVTRIAGALAAIVMFSAIAMVHWPQWSFVASETKPMGGLEFQLLVLLLGALFALRGNEFLSSNGSPTS is encoded by the coding sequence ATGAACGCAGTAATAAATTTTGCTGAACAACACGGCCACTGGATCATCAGATTGCAGCTGGCAGCTATTTTTATTTTTCACGGAATTATCAAATTCCCCATGGCTGAAATGATGGCCAAAGGAATGGGAATGCCCGTTGCAGGCGTTTACATGCTTGCACTGATTGAAGTTCTGGTAGGTCTGGGCTTCCTTGCAGGACCTATCCTGGGATCTCTGGTAACCCGTATTGCTGGTGCTCTGGCAGCCATCGTCATGTTTAGCGCTATTGCCATGGTACACTGGCCTCAGTGGAGCTTTGTCGCATCTGAAACCAAGCCAATGGGTGGTCTGGAATTTCAGCTCCTGGTATTATTGCTGGGTGCCCTGTTTGCTCTTCGGGGAAATGAGTTCCTCAGTTCGAATGGATCACCAACAAGTTAA
- a CDS encoding T9SS type A sorting domain-containing protein — protein MKNLFCCFSLLAGLSLFGQTATAPSGVGTSESPYQITTLNNLYWITQNSAEWAGGKYYEQTADIDASSTSTWNSGAGFSPIGNNSTNFAASYDGQNHVISGISIVRSTTNYQGLFGYVSGGSIMNLGVTSVNVTGMDFTGALVGKLAGASVTNCHSTGSLIGRVDSGGLVGENAAGSSIVKCYSKVAVTASGSGAERLGGLVGINRAQISYSYSTGSVTAGGYNYIGGLTGRNLDASISNSYSTGNVTGNSKVGGLSGANAHNTTPSVLEYCYSTGSVTANSDKGGLVGYNLDPVTYSFWDKETSGIAGVNASGSPAGTGKTTLEMKTQSTFTDAGWDFTINAEDDDWKLSSVNNGYPQLVWAETVDSSLPVELENFRLKNVKSGIEIRWVTSSEIENQGFIISRKTDETHWTEIASFRTSKALEGQGSTTRSTEYRITDTQVREGSSYSYQLSDIDYAGKRSDHINMVQTITYIIPDNSIIPIVFELKGLYPNPFNPSIILTYDLIESADLVVNIYNMRGELVWNHYQGSHPSGQNYSLSWDGKNLNGDALGSGIYLVNIRAGFQHLTCKVTLLH, from the coding sequence GTGAAGAATTTATTTTGCTGTTTTTCGCTCTTGGCAGGTTTGTCATTATTCGGGCAGACTGCTACTGCTCCATCTGGTGTTGGAACGTCAGAATCACCCTATCAGATCACCACCCTAAATAACCTCTATTGGATTACACAAAATTCGGCTGAATGGGCGGGTGGCAAATATTATGAACAAACTGCGGATATAGACGCTTCCTCAACCAGTACATGGAATAGTGGAGCGGGTTTTTCGCCCATCGGAAATAACTCAACAAATTTCGCTGCTTCCTATGACGGACAAAATCATGTGATCTCCGGGATCAGCATTGTTCGTAGCACGACAAATTATCAGGGCTTATTTGGATATGTATCAGGCGGTTCTATCATGAATCTGGGAGTGACCAGTGTCAATGTCACTGGCATGGACTTTACAGGTGCGCTGGTCGGTAAATTGGCAGGTGCCAGCGTAACAAATTGCCACAGCACCGGAAGCTTGATTGGTAGGGTGGATTCCGGTGGCTTGGTTGGTGAAAATGCAGCAGGTTCAAGCATTGTTAAATGCTATAGCAAGGTGGCTGTGACAGCGAGCGGTAGTGGTGCCGAACGTTTGGGTGGATTGGTGGGCATTAATAGAGCACAGATTAGTTACAGCTACAGCACTGGAAGTGTAACAGCTGGTGGCTATAATTATATTGGAGGATTAACCGGACGCAATCTTGATGCAAGTATCAGTAATAGCTATAGCACTGGCAATGTAACTGGAAATTCAAAAGTAGGAGGGCTCTCTGGTGCCAATGCCCACAATACTACTCCAAGCGTATTAGAGTACTGCTACAGCACCGGTAGTGTGACCGCAAACAGCGATAAGGGTGGTCTGGTAGGTTACAATCTTGACCCAGTTACTTATTCGTTCTGGGACAAAGAAACATCAGGGATTGCAGGAGTAAATGCTTCCGGAAGTCCTGCCGGGACAGGTAAAACCACACTTGAAATGAAAACGCAGTCTACATTTACGGACGCGGGTTGGGATTTTACGATTAATGCTGAAGATGATGACTGGAAACTTAGTTCAGTTAACAACGGGTATCCACAATTAGTCTGGGCAGAAACCGTTGATTCGTCATTACCGGTAGAACTGGAGAATTTTAGACTCAAGAACGTTAAATCAGGCATTGAGATCAGATGGGTAACCAGCTCTGAGATTGAAAATCAGGGTTTTATTATTTCCCGTAAAACGGATGAAACTCACTGGACTGAAATAGCCTCCTTCAGGACATCCAAAGCCTTAGAAGGTCAGGGGTCAACGACACGCTCAACTGAATATAGAATAACAGATACGCAAGTCCGCGAGGGGTCTAGCTATTCTTATCAGTTGTCGGATATAGACTATGCTGGTAAACGTTCTGATCATATCAATATGGTTCAGACAATCACCTATATCATACCAGACAATTCAATCATACCCATTGTTTTTGAACTTAAGGGACTCTATCCAAATCCATTTAACCCCAGCATAATCCTGACTTATGATCTTATAGAATCTGCAGATTTGGTAGTCAACATCTATAATATGAGGGGTGAATTGGTCTGGAATCACTATCAGGGCAGTCATCCTTCAGGACAAAATTACAGCCTGAGCTGGGACGGAAAGAACCTCAATGGAGACGCTTTGGGCTCTGGGATTTATCTGGTAAATATCCGTGCTGGATTTCAGCATTTAACCTGCAAGGTGACTTTACTGCACTAG
- a CDS encoding amino acid permease — translation MLKNSKKSSSSETRKPKEKFGTFLGVYTPSVLTILGLIMYLRFGWVVGNLGLPLTLLVLLLSTAITFITGLSASAVATNMRVGVGGEYFIISRSLGLELGGAIGIPLFLCRTLSITFYSFGLAESIVAFWPASWGAVTPGLIQMIAAGIIVCITLVAGRSAGLALKLQIPIMLAVGLSILALAIGVLFGDIRTPELSATFRSAPEGFWYVFAVFFPAVTGFTAGIGMSGDLKDPQRSIPSGTILAIITGVIAYSFILVLLSITAQVSMAELSQPGIVWVHLAVLGAWLVLPGVWGAILSSAFGSVLSGPRVLQALATDGLAPKMFTRLSKTGQPTLATWVSGALALVAVLLGELNAVAQFVTILFLTLYVTINLSAALEMLAGDPSFRPRIRIPWYVSLLGSFGAMLVMFLINPLACIAAITLELMLYSFLRRQTLKKRWGDVRAGVWVALARFSLLKLRNHRSDPRNWRPHILLFVGDTSKRLGLVRLANWFNQNRGMVTACQLVVGTLDEKEIDPVILRQEMDQMLEVEGLVAFSEVDVVADYEQGVIDVVQANGMAGLQSNTVMFGWSNKPERLESMLRIMGLVARTGRSTIISRLNWAHEPGREMRIDIWWRGLQNNGDLMLLLAYLLSMNAQWRDAQITVRSIVENKKERTAMMNSLRKLVPASRIDAAMEVIIRPPDKSINDIMHENSGESDIVFLGIMPPKAGTEAEVAQKLDELASGFKTSIFVHNAGEFAGNLV, via the coding sequence ATGCTCAAAAATTCTAAAAAATCTTCAAGTTCAGAGACCCGGAAACCGAAAGAAAAATTTGGCACTTTTCTGGGTGTTTATACGCCCAGTGTGTTGACTATTCTAGGATTGATCATGTATCTGCGGTTCGGATGGGTTGTGGGTAATCTTGGATTGCCATTGACACTACTGGTACTGTTGCTATCTACTGCAATTACCTTTATCACTGGTTTGAGTGCTTCCGCGGTGGCCACAAACATGCGGGTGGGCGTGGGTGGCGAGTATTTTATCATTTCGCGTAGTCTGGGACTGGAACTGGGTGGCGCAATTGGAATACCGCTCTTCCTGTGCCGCACCTTGAGTATCACTTTCTATAGTTTCGGATTGGCAGAATCGATTGTGGCCTTCTGGCCAGCTAGTTGGGGGGCAGTTACACCTGGCCTCATCCAGATGATCGCAGCCGGTATCATCGTCTGCATTACATTGGTTGCTGGCCGTAGCGCCGGTCTGGCCTTGAAACTTCAGATCCCTATCATGCTTGCTGTGGGGCTATCCATTTTAGCTCTGGCCATTGGCGTCCTATTCGGAGATATCCGCACGCCTGAGCTGAGTGCTACCTTTCGTTCAGCGCCAGAAGGTTTCTGGTACGTTTTTGCCGTCTTCTTCCCTGCAGTAACGGGATTTACTGCTGGTATTGGGATGAGTGGTGACCTGAAGGATCCCCAGCGATCAATTCCCAGCGGAACCATCCTCGCCATCATAACAGGGGTGATTGCTTACTCGTTTATTTTGGTTCTCCTATCCATTACCGCCCAGGTTAGTATGGCTGAATTATCACAGCCCGGTATCGTGTGGGTGCATTTGGCTGTATTGGGGGCCTGGCTGGTTTTACCGGGTGTCTGGGGCGCCATCCTCTCGTCTGCCTTTGGAAGTGTTCTCAGCGGGCCACGCGTCCTGCAAGCCCTGGCAACTGACGGTCTTGCACCCAAGATGTTCACACGACTATCAAAGACAGGTCAACCAACTCTCGCCACATGGGTGAGCGGTGCTCTGGCGCTGGTGGCTGTTTTGCTCGGGGAGTTGAATGCAGTTGCCCAATTTGTAACCATTCTGTTTCTCACGCTTTACGTCACGATCAATCTTAGCGCTGCACTGGAGATGCTCGCAGGCGATCCATCCTTTCGGCCCAGGATCAGGATTCCATGGTATGTATCCCTGCTGGGCTCTTTCGGTGCCATGCTGGTGATGTTTCTCATTAATCCCCTGGCCTGCATAGCCGCCATCACATTAGAGCTGATGCTGTATTCATTCTTACGCCGACAGACGCTAAAAAAACGCTGGGGCGATGTACGTGCTGGTGTTTGGGTAGCTCTGGCCCGGTTTTCACTGCTCAAACTACGCAACCATCGCAGCGATCCTCGCAACTGGCGACCACACATTCTGCTCTTTGTTGGTGACACCTCAAAACGCCTTGGCCTGGTCAGATTGGCAAACTGGTTCAACCAGAACCGCGGTATGGTTACAGCATGTCAACTGGTGGTGGGCACACTCGATGAAAAGGAGATTGACCCTGTAATTCTGCGTCAGGAAATGGACCAGATGCTGGAAGTGGAGGGACTGGTGGCATTCAGTGAAGTGGATGTGGTGGCAGATTATGAACAGGGTGTCATCGATGTGGTTCAGGCCAACGGTATGGCCGGGCTGCAATCCAACACTGTCATGTTTGGCTGGTCCAACAAGCCTGAGCGATTGGAATCCATGCTTCGCATCATGGGTCTGGTTGCACGTACAGGTCGCAGTACCATCATCAGTCGTCTGAATTGGGCTCATGAACCGGGCCGGGAGATGCGTATTGATATCTGGTGGCGAGGATTACAGAATAATGGGGATTTGATGCTTTTGCTGGCCTATCTGCTCAGTATGAATGCCCAGTGGAGAGACGCTCAGATTACCGTTCGATCCATTGTTGAGAATAAAAAAGAACGCACTGCCATGATGAATAGTCTACGCAAACTGGTGCCTGCTTCACGGATCGATGCCGCCATGGAGGTTATCATCAGGCCCCCTGATAAATCCATCAACGACATCATGCATGAGAATAGCGGAGAATCGGATATTGTTTTTCTTGGTATTATGCCACCCAAAGCTGGAACAGAAGCTGAGGTTGCTCAAAAGCTTGATGAGCTGGCCAGTGGCTTTAAAACTTCCATTTTTGTTCATAATGCAGGTGAATTTGCTGGGAACCTGGTATGA
- a CDS encoding flagellar motor protein MotB, with amino-acid sequence MKITLIVLMVLALGMTGSTIYLWSDGQDAEKKIENLDLKIQTMGDALNQSESLMAQEVEKVKLSYDSLLQDLRKEIDQGQVKIKMVESKLSISIVDKVLFPSGKANISKEGEQILNRVGGVLKNSIGKIIRVEGHTDNVPIHPKLQKTYATNWDLSSARASNIVKYLNEKANIPGKKLRAVGMGSYHPVAKNSTAKGRKWNRRVEIILIPDPKYKEK; translated from the coding sequence ATGAAAATAACGTTAATTGTACTGATGGTTTTGGCCCTGGGAATGACCGGTTCCACAATTTATTTGTGGAGCGATGGGCAAGATGCAGAAAAAAAGATTGAAAATTTAGATCTGAAGATACAAACCATGGGAGACGCCCTGAATCAATCTGAGTCTCTCATGGCTCAGGAAGTTGAAAAGGTTAAGCTGAGCTATGATTCCTTGCTTCAGGATCTTAGGAAGGAGATAGATCAAGGCCAGGTCAAAATCAAAATGGTTGAGTCCAAATTGTCCATATCCATTGTGGATAAAGTTTTGTTTCCCTCTGGCAAAGCCAACATCTCGAAAGAAGGGGAGCAAATCCTTAATAGAGTCGGTGGGGTATTGAAGAACTCCATAGGCAAGATTATTCGGGTTGAAGGACATACGGATAATGTGCCGATTCATCCGAAACTGCAGAAAACCTACGCCACGAACTGGGATCTTTCCAGTGCCAGGGCCAGTAATATTGTAAAGTATCTGAATGAAAAGGCCAATATTCCCGGGAAAAAACTGCGGGCGGTTGGCATGGGTTCCTATCATCCTGTCGCCAAGAACTCTACTGCCAAGGGACGAAAATGGAACCGTCGGGTGGAAATAATCCTGATTCCTGATCCGAAGTACAAGGAGAAGTAG
- a CDS encoding DUF502 domain-containing protein, whose amino-acid sequence MITLIPATITYFVISFVYFGIDKRMMSMLENRLGFSIPGMGIVILIAVLYLTGLAVSNVIGRGSVNILEKAFQKLPLIRTTYRVGQQLSSALSLPQNQLFKRAVLINYLKPGIWTVGFVTGSVIDTRHEGETLLKVFVPTPPIPTSGTMVLVRESDTRDPGWSIEESLQTVISGGLIGPAQI is encoded by the coding sequence TTGATTACTCTCATCCCAGCTACCATTACGTATTTCGTCATCAGCTTTGTCTACTTTGGTATCGATAAGCGCATGATGTCCATGTTGGAAAACAGGTTGGGGTTTAGTATACCAGGTATGGGTATTGTGATCTTGATCGCTGTACTATATCTCACAGGCCTTGCAGTCAGCAATGTGATTGGTAGGGGTTCCGTCAATATTTTGGAGAAAGCTTTTCAAAAACTACCCCTGATCCGGACAACATACCGGGTTGGTCAACAGTTATCCAGTGCCCTGTCACTACCCCAAAACCAGCTTTTTAAAAGGGCTGTATTAATCAATTATCTCAAACCAGGGATTTGGACCGTTGGGTTTGTTACAGGTTCAGTCATCGATACCAGGCATGAAGGTGAAACCCTTTTAAAAGTATTTGTACCCACCCCTCCTATACCCACCAGCGGTACCATGGTCCTGGTGAGAGAATCAGATACTCGAGATCCGGGCTGGAGTATTGAAGAATCCTTGCAAACCGTCATTTCAGGGGGTTTAATTGGACCTGCTCAGATATAA